The sequence AACGCTGTGCCGAAGGGGGCTTTGCAGGCCAGATGTGGCTGGTCAATCCCCAGCATGACCACCTCGACGGCATTCCCTGTGTACGCCGCATCGCCGACCTGCCGTGCGGCCCGGACGCAGTATTTATCGCCACCAACCGCGAGCTGACCCTGACCTGTGTTGCAGAGTTGGCCGCCATCGGTACCGGCGGCGCCATTTGCTACGCCTCCGGGTTTGCCGAGACCGGAGCCGAGGGTCAGACCCTGCAAGATCAACTGCTCAAAGCAGCGGGCGATATGGCGCTGTTGGGGCCCAACTGCTACGGCCTGCTGGACTATCTGCACAGCTCGGCGCTGTGGCCGGTGGCCCATGGCGGCAAGCCGGTGGAGAAGGGCGTGGCGGTACTGACCCAGAGCGGCAACTTCGCCTATAACCTGTCGATGAGTGACCGCTCGTTGCCGGTGGCCTATATGGCGTCGGTGGGTAACCAGGCGCAGTTGGGCGTCGCGGAGTTGATGGACGTGCTGCTGGATGAGCCACGGGTCACGGCCATCGGCTTGCACCTGGAAGGTTTGAAGAACGTGCCTGGATTTGCCCGGGCCGCCCACAAGGCCCTGGTAAAAGGCATCCCGATCATCGCCCTGAAAACCGGCGTCTCGCAGATCGGCGCCGAGTTGGCCTTGAGTCACACCAGTTCGTTGTCCGGCTCTGATGTGCTGTACGACAGCCTCTTTGCCCGCCTGGGTGTGATCCGCGTCAGTGGGCCGGTGAGTTTTGTCGAAACCCTGAAAGCCGCGGCGTGCGGCAACTTGCCGGCGGGCAACCACCTGATCGCACTGGCCTGTTCCGGCGGCGATGCCGGGTTGATTGCCGACTATGCCGAGCGCAACCACCTGGGCCTGCCGAAGTTGGATGCCGGTCAGCGTGAGGAGCTGGCGCAGGTGCTGCCCAGCTACGCCAACCTGGTCAACCCACTGGACTTCACCACGGCCATCTGGGGCAACCGCGAAGCGCTGAACGCCATGCTCGACACGGCGCTGCGCACGGACGCCGATGCCGCCATGTTGGTGCTCGACTACCCCGCAGAGTTTACCGGCGAGCGTAAGGAGTGCGACCTGTTGCTGGAGTTGTTTTGCAGTGCATTGGTGCGCCA is a genomic window of Pseudomonas sp. ADAK18 containing:
- a CDS encoding acetate--CoA ligase family protein is translated as MSQVIRDNLKRLLAPRHLAFVGGRSMARALKRCAEGGFAGQMWLVNPQHDHLDGIPCVRRIADLPCGPDAVFIATNRELTLTCVAELAAIGTGGAICYASGFAETGAEGQTLQDQLLKAAGDMALLGPNCYGLLDYLHSSALWPVAHGGKPVEKGVAVLTQSGNFAYNLSMSDRSLPVAYMASVGNQAQLGVAELMDVLLDEPRVTAIGLHLEGLKNVPGFARAAHKALVKGIPIIALKTGVSQIGAELALSHTSSLSGSDVLYDSLFARLGVIRVSGPVSFVETLKAAACGNLPAGNHLIALACSGGDAGLIADYAERNHLGLPKLDAGQREELAQVLPSYANLVNPLDFTTAIWGNREALNAMLDTALRTDADAAMLVLDYPAEFTGERKECDLLLELFCSALVRHGKTGFVTSAFPELLPAHARERLHAQGVAALQGVEDALAAWGRIADYQSNRRALLARGESALIPLCPQALQDPGFPLNEWDSKQALRAFGLTTPTGILSTPEHAIADALTLGYPLVLKAVSAELPHKTEAGAVALNLRDDQALTAALAHMRVQIAAYAPGVAFDQLLLETMATPPLAELIVGIKRENDFGLALVIGAGGILVELLKDSRSLLLPTTDDAIRNALLSLRSTALLQGFRGREVADMEALVAAIRAVADYACANAGLLLELDVNPLLVNARGATAVDALIRLAQA